In Mugil cephalus isolate CIBA_MC_2020 chromosome 20, CIBA_Mcephalus_1.1, whole genome shotgun sequence, the following are encoded in one genomic region:
- the spag9a gene encoding sperm associated antigen 9a isoform X5: MELEDGVVYQDDPGTSAMMSERVSGLASSIYREFERLIGKYDEDVVKELMPLVVAVLENLDSVFAENQEHEVELELLKEDNEQLITQYEREKALRKHAEEKFIEFEDTHEQEKKDLQNHVDRMESQSRQLELKIKNYADQIGRLEERELDLKKEYNSLHQRHTEMIHNYMEHVERIKMQQISETSDSSAVGRVRRERPLSLGIFPSSGGTSLLIPDSQARAETPGTEGWRFTDPSQPRSNASLKLDFADPPKEREGKGAQDSTWGNSLADDCKDELSDFTPMSTTASDVEKDDGNSKSMEVQAAPGTRSISVGLPENEDMADVQDIIESTPELDMSLLEYKPCSTPTKGIENLAFDRNTDSLFEELSSAGTGLIGDVDEGADLLVEYSDLSLIGMGREVENLIQENSQLLETKNALNVVNKDLILRVDELTCEKEMLQGELEAVVQARTKLEDKNKELEEELKKVRLEMEDVKHKTKDEEDSDVPTAQRKRFTRVEMARVLMERNQYKERLMELQEAVRWTEMIRASRENPTLTEKKKSSIWQFFSRLFSSSSTSAPAIKKGPDFQPNLKYNAPSSMVKRSSTFSQFPTEKSKTFDFLNEDAEQCSSPSRKEQKRAQYRQVKAHMQKEDGRVTAHGWSLPSKYKVANGGQTENKMNLPVPVYLRPLDQKDASMKLWCAAGVNLAGGRTSSDLSKQTKGSQSSLDQLEQDSKDQEKGDKEKELILQDEISSRVWVCTSTHSSTKVVVVDASQPSDLLDSFYACNTHVVCIASVPGVLESDYPAGEEVRQDLEAGQGDGVSLAGSVASVGSTGSDGTMAAEGATAVPQTASSGGTDQPAEYSGASGSVEMSRENSPAEDGVPTAEEATEATEANAGVGEEGEEEDQGADQNQPGIYTEHVFTDPLGVGPTDSSPAESQRGSGQDTASPLPEDLDPSEGEVLRMSSALPTMWLGAQNGCLYVHSSVARWRKCLHAIKLKDSILGIVHVKGRVLVALADGTLAIFHRGVADGQWDLTNYHLLDLGRPHHSIRCMTVVHDKVWCGYRNKIYVIQPKAMRIEKSFDAHPRKESQVRQLAWVGDGIWVSIRLDSTLRLFHAHTYQHLQDVDIEPYVSKMLGTGKLGFSFVRITALVVSCNRLWVGTGNGVIISIPLSEANKTTGIVPNRPGHAVRVSGDDGSDCAVPGTFVPYCSMAHAQLCFHGHRDAVKFFVTVPGHVMPPPGSADSGSDDPPSESSDTTTSEPKTYLVMSGGEGYIDFRMGDEGGELDGLSEPAAGQQSTPTKAERSHLIVWQVMTSHD, from the exons ATGGAGCTGGAGGACGGAGTCGTGTACCAGGACGACCCGGGGACATCAGCGATGATGTCGGAGCGGGTGTCGGGCCTGGCCAGCTCCATCTACCGGGAGTTCGAGCGGCTCATCGGGAAGTACGACGAGGACGTGGTGAAGGAGCTGATGCCGCTGGTCGTGGCCGTGCTGGAGAACCTGGACTCGGTGTTCGCGGAGAACCAGGAGCACGaagtggagctggagctgctgaaggagGACAACGAGCAGCTCATCACCCAGTACGAGAGGGAGAAGGCGCTCAGGAAGCACGCGGAGGAG AAGTTCATTGAGTTCGAAGACACCCatgagcaggagaagaaggacCTCCAGAACCACGTGGACAGGATGGAGTCTCAGTCTCGGCAGCTGGAACTCAAGATCAAGAACTACGCAGACCAGA TTGGCAGGCTAGAAGAACGAGAGCTGGACCTCAAGAAGGAATACAACTCCCTCCATCAACGACACACAGAG ATGATCCATAACTACATGGAGCATGTGGAGAGGATCAAAATGCAGCAGATTAGCGAGACTTCGGATTCTAGCGCGGTCGGCCGAGTCAG GAGAGAACGGCCTCTCTCGTTGGGGATTTTCCCGTCATCTGGAGGGACCTCGCTCTTAATCCCAGATTCGCAGGCCAGAGCCGAGACGCCGGGCACAGAGGGCTGGAGGTTCACCGACCCATCACAGCCTCGGTCCAACGCCAGTCTGAAG TTGGACTTTGCCGACCCCCCAAAGGAAAGGGAGGGTAAGGGTGCGCAGGACTCTACTTGGGGGAATTCACTCGCAGACGACTGCAAG GATGAGCTGTCAGACTTCACGCCGATGTCCACCACCGCCTCGGACGTGGAGAAGGACGACGGGAACAGTAAGAGCATGGAGGTGCAGGCTGCACCAGGGACCAGATCCATATCAGTGG gtttgCCTGAAAATGAGGACATGGCCGACGTGCAGGACATCATTGAGTCCACCCCTGAGCTGGACATGTCTCTGCTTGAGTACAAACCCTGCAG CACTCCGACCAAAGGCATCGAGAACTTGGCATTCGACCGAAATACAGACTCCCTGTTTGAGGAGCTGTCGTCCGCAGGCACCGGGCTCATCGGGGACGTGGACGAAGGGGCTGATCTGCTGG TGGAGTACTCTG ACCTTAGTTTGATTG GCATGGGCCGGGAAGTAGAAAATCTGATTCAGGAGAATTCACAACTGCTTGAGACAAA GAACGCGTTGAACGTGGTGAACAAAGACTTGATCCTGAGGGTGGACGAGCTGACCTGTGAGAAGGAGATGCTGCAGGGGGAGCTGGAGGCTGTGGTCCAGGCCAGAACCAAGCTGGAGGACAagaacaaagagctggaggaggaactcAAGAA AGTCCGACTGGAGATGGAGGAcgtaaaacataaaactaaagaCGAAGAAGAT AGCGACGTGCCGACGGCTCAGAGGAAGCGCTTCACCCGGGTGGAGATGGCCCGAGTCCTGATGGAGAGGAACCAGTACAAAGAGAGACTGATGGAGCTGCAGGAGGCCGTGAGGTGGACGGAGATGATCAG aGCCTCGAGAGAAAATCCAACGCTcacggagaagaagaaatccagCATCTGGCAGTT CTTCAGCAGACTGtttagctcctcctccaccagcgcGCCCGCCATCAAGAAGGGGCCGGACTTCCAGCCCAACCTGAAATACAACGCACCCTCCAGCATGGTGAAGAGGAGCAGCACCTTCTCCCAGTTCCCCACGGAGAAGTCCAAGACTTTTGACTTCCTCAATGAAGA CGCGGAGCAGTGCAGTTCGCCGTCACGTAAAGAGCAGAAGAGGGCCCAGTACAGGCAGGTGAAGGCCCACATGCAGAAGGAGGACGGACGGGTCACAGCGCATGGCTGGAGTCTGCCCAGCAAATACAAG GTGGCGAATGGcggacagacagaaaacaaaatgaacttaCCAGTCCCGGTTTACTTGAGACCTCTGGACCAGAAGGATGCTTCCATGAAG CTGTGGTGTGCTGCAGGCGTCAACCTGGCGGGGGGAAGGACCTCATCAGATCTTTCTAAGCAGACGAAGGGTTCTCAGAGTAGCCTGGACCAGCTGGAGCAAGACAGTAAG gATCAAGAGAAAGGCGACAAGGAGAAGGAGCTTATCCTCCAGGATGAGATTTCCAGCAGAGTGTGGGTCTGCACGAGCACCCACTCCTCCACtaaagtggtggtggtggacgcCAGCCAGCCCTCCGACCTTCTTGACAGCTTCTACGCCTGCAACACTCACGTTGTCTGCATTGCCAGTGTGCCAG GTGTGTTGGAATCGGACTATCCAGCGGGCGAGGAGGTACGCCAAGACCTGGAGGCTGGCCAAGGCGACGGGGTGTCTTTGGCCGGCAGCGTGGCTAGCGTGGGATCAACGGGCAGCGATGGCACCATGGCAGCAGAGGGCGCTACCGCCGTCCCCCAGACAGCCAGCTCAGGCGGCACTGACCAGCCAGCTGAGTATAGTGGCGCCTCAGGCTCAG TCGAGATGTCCAGAGAGAACAGTCCGGCAGAAGACGGCGTTCCCACGGCGGAGGAGGCGACGGAAGCAACCGAGGCTAACGCCGGTGTGGGCGAAGAAGGCGAGGAAGAGGATCAGGGAGCAGATCAAAACCAGCCGGGAATCTACACGGAGCACGTGTTCACCGACCCGCTGGGAGTCGGACCCACCGACTCGTCTCCGGCTGAATCTCAGAG GGGCTCCGGGCAGGACACTGCGTCTCCACTGCCCGAAGACTTGGACCCATCAGAGGGTGAAGTCCTAAGGATGAGCAGCGCTCTGCCGACAATGTGGCTGGGGGCTCAGAACGGATG TCTCTATGTCCACTCGTCAGTGGCTCGATGGAGGAAGTGTCTCCACGCCATCAAGCTCAAAGACTCCATCCTCGGCATAGT gcatgTTAAAGGAAGAGTCTTGGTAGCATTGGCTGATGGGACCTTAGCTATTTTCCACAGAGGTGTTG CAGATGGTCAGTGGGATCTAACCAACTACCATCTGTTGGATCTGGGACGGCCCCACCACTCTATCCGCTGTATGACGGTGGTCCACGACAAGGTCTGGTGCGGCTACAGAAACAAGATCTACGTCATTCAGCCCAAGGCCATGAGGATAGAG AAGTCGTTTGACGCCCATCCTCGTAAGGAGAGCCAGGTCCGGCAGTTGGCCTGGGTTGGAGACGGTATCTGGGTGTCCATCCGACTGGATTCAACCCTTCGCTTGTTTCACGCCCACACCTATCAACACCTCCAGGATGTGGACATCGAGCCCTACGTCAGCAAGATGCTAG GTACAGGTAAACTGGGCTTCTCATTTGTGAGAATCACAGCTCTCGTCGTATCCTGCAACCGACTGTGGGTGGGAACAGGAAATGGCGTCATCATCTCCATCCCGTTGTCTGAAG ctaaCAAGACAACAGGAATAGTGCCAAATCGGCCCGGCCATGCGGTTCGGGTCTCCGGTGATGACGGTTCGGACTGTGCCGTGCCAGGCACCTTTGTGCCGTACTGCTCCATGGCCCACgcccagctgtgtttccatggacACCGGGACGCTGTCAAGTTTTTCGTGACCGTGCCAG GGCATGTGATGCCCCCTCCAGGTAGTGCAGATTCAGGCTCTGACGACCCCCCATCTGAATCCTCCGACACGACGACCTCCGAGCCCAAAACGTACCTGGTCATGAGCGGGGGAGAAGGCTACATTGACTTCAGAATGG gtgATGAAGGCGGCGAGTTGGACGGTTTATCCGAGCCGGCGGCCGGCCAGCAGTCGACGCCCACCAAGGCCGAGCGCAGCCACCTCATCGTCTGGCAGGTCATGACCTCTCACGACTGA
- the spag9a gene encoding sperm associated antigen 9a isoform X11, which produces MELEDGVVYQDDPGTSAMMSERVSGLASSIYREFERLIGKYDEDVVKELMPLVVAVLENLDSVFAENQEHEVELELLKEDNEQLITQYEREKALRKHAEEKFIEFEDTHEQEKKDLQNHVDRMESQSRQLELKIKNYADQIGRLEERELDLKKEYNSLHQRHTEMIHNYMEHVERIKMQQISETSDSSAVGRVRRERPLSLGIFPSSGGTSLLIPDSQARAETPGTEGWRFTDPSQPRSNASLKQLDFADPPKEREGKGAQDSTWGNSLADDCKDELSDFTPMSTTASDVEKDDGNSKSMEVQAAPGTRSISVGLPENEDMADVQDIIESTPELDMSLLEYKPCSTPTKGIENLAFDRNTDSLFEELSSAGTGLIGDVDEGADLLGMGREVENLIQENSQLLETKNALNVVNKDLILRVDELTCEKEMLQGELEAVVQARTKLEDKNKELEEELKKVRLEMEDVKHKTKDEEDSDVPTAQRKRFTRVEMARVLMERNQYKERLMELQEAVRWTEMIRASRENPTLTEKKKSSIWQFISFSRLFSSSSTSAPAIKKGPDFQPNLKYNAPSSMVKRSSTFSQFPTEKSKTFDFLNEDAEQCSSPSRKEQKRAQYRQVKAHMQKEDGRVTAHGWSLPSKYKVANGGQTENKMNLPVPVYLRPLDQKDASMKLWCAAGVNLAGGRTSSDLSKQTKGSQSSLDQLEQDSKDQEKGDKEKELILQDEISSRVWVCTSTHSSTKVVVVDASQPSDLLDSFYACNTHVVCIASVPGVLESDYPAGEEVRQDLEAGQGDGVSLAGSVASVGSTGSDGTMAAEGATAVPQTASSGGTDQPAEYSGASGSVEMSRENSPAEDGVPTAEEATEATEANAGVGEEGEEEDQGADQNQPGIYTEHVFTDPLGVGPTDSSPAESQRGSGQDTASPLPEDLDPSEGEVLRMSSALPTMWLGAQNGCLYVHSSVARWRKCLHAIKLKDSILGIVHVKGRVLVALADGTLAIFHRGVADGQWDLTNYHLLDLGRPHHSIRCMTVVHDKVWCGYRNKIYVIQPKAMRIEKSFDAHPRKESQVRQLAWVGDGIWVSIRLDSTLRLFHAHTYQHLQDVDIEPYVSKMLGTGKLGFSFVRITALVVSCNRLWVGTGNGVIISIPLSEANKTTGIVPNRPGHAVRVSGDDGSDCAVPGTFVPYCSMAHAQLCFHGHRDAVKFFVTVPGHVMPPPGSADSGSDDPPSESSDTTTSEPKTYLVMSGGEGYIDFRMGDEGGELDGLSEPAAGQQSTPTKAERSHLIVWQVMTSHD; this is translated from the exons ATGGAGCTGGAGGACGGAGTCGTGTACCAGGACGACCCGGGGACATCAGCGATGATGTCGGAGCGGGTGTCGGGCCTGGCCAGCTCCATCTACCGGGAGTTCGAGCGGCTCATCGGGAAGTACGACGAGGACGTGGTGAAGGAGCTGATGCCGCTGGTCGTGGCCGTGCTGGAGAACCTGGACTCGGTGTTCGCGGAGAACCAGGAGCACGaagtggagctggagctgctgaaggagGACAACGAGCAGCTCATCACCCAGTACGAGAGGGAGAAGGCGCTCAGGAAGCACGCGGAGGAG AAGTTCATTGAGTTCGAAGACACCCatgagcaggagaagaaggacCTCCAGAACCACGTGGACAGGATGGAGTCTCAGTCTCGGCAGCTGGAACTCAAGATCAAGAACTACGCAGACCAGA TTGGCAGGCTAGAAGAACGAGAGCTGGACCTCAAGAAGGAATACAACTCCCTCCATCAACGACACACAGAG ATGATCCATAACTACATGGAGCATGTGGAGAGGATCAAAATGCAGCAGATTAGCGAGACTTCGGATTCTAGCGCGGTCGGCCGAGTCAG GAGAGAACGGCCTCTCTCGTTGGGGATTTTCCCGTCATCTGGAGGGACCTCGCTCTTAATCCCAGATTCGCAGGCCAGAGCCGAGACGCCGGGCACAGAGGGCTGGAGGTTCACCGACCCATCACAGCCTCGGTCCAACGCCAGTCTGAAG CAGTTGGACTTTGCCGACCCCCCAAAGGAAAGGGAGGGTAAGGGTGCGCAGGACTCTACTTGGGGGAATTCACTCGCAGACGACTGCAAG GATGAGCTGTCAGACTTCACGCCGATGTCCACCACCGCCTCGGACGTGGAGAAGGACGACGGGAACAGTAAGAGCATGGAGGTGCAGGCTGCACCAGGGACCAGATCCATATCAGTGG gtttgCCTGAAAATGAGGACATGGCCGACGTGCAGGACATCATTGAGTCCACCCCTGAGCTGGACATGTCTCTGCTTGAGTACAAACCCTGCAG CACTCCGACCAAAGGCATCGAGAACTTGGCATTCGACCGAAATACAGACTCCCTGTTTGAGGAGCTGTCGTCCGCAGGCACCGGGCTCATCGGGGACGTGGACGAAGGGGCTGATCTGCTGG GCATGGGCCGGGAAGTAGAAAATCTGATTCAGGAGAATTCACAACTGCTTGAGACAAA GAACGCGTTGAACGTGGTGAACAAAGACTTGATCCTGAGGGTGGACGAGCTGACCTGTGAGAAGGAGATGCTGCAGGGGGAGCTGGAGGCTGTGGTCCAGGCCAGAACCAAGCTGGAGGACAagaacaaagagctggaggaggaactcAAGAA AGTCCGACTGGAGATGGAGGAcgtaaaacataaaactaaagaCGAAGAAGAT AGCGACGTGCCGACGGCTCAGAGGAAGCGCTTCACCCGGGTGGAGATGGCCCGAGTCCTGATGGAGAGGAACCAGTACAAAGAGAGACTGATGGAGCTGCAGGAGGCCGTGAGGTGGACGGAGATGATCAG aGCCTCGAGAGAAAATCCAACGCTcacggagaagaagaaatccagCATCTGGCAGTT CATTAG CTTCAGCAGACTGtttagctcctcctccaccagcgcGCCCGCCATCAAGAAGGGGCCGGACTTCCAGCCCAACCTGAAATACAACGCACCCTCCAGCATGGTGAAGAGGAGCAGCACCTTCTCCCAGTTCCCCACGGAGAAGTCCAAGACTTTTGACTTCCTCAATGAAGA CGCGGAGCAGTGCAGTTCGCCGTCACGTAAAGAGCAGAAGAGGGCCCAGTACAGGCAGGTGAAGGCCCACATGCAGAAGGAGGACGGACGGGTCACAGCGCATGGCTGGAGTCTGCCCAGCAAATACAAG GTGGCGAATGGcggacagacagaaaacaaaatgaacttaCCAGTCCCGGTTTACTTGAGACCTCTGGACCAGAAGGATGCTTCCATGAAG CTGTGGTGTGCTGCAGGCGTCAACCTGGCGGGGGGAAGGACCTCATCAGATCTTTCTAAGCAGACGAAGGGTTCTCAGAGTAGCCTGGACCAGCTGGAGCAAGACAGTAAG gATCAAGAGAAAGGCGACAAGGAGAAGGAGCTTATCCTCCAGGATGAGATTTCCAGCAGAGTGTGGGTCTGCACGAGCACCCACTCCTCCACtaaagtggtggtggtggacgcCAGCCAGCCCTCCGACCTTCTTGACAGCTTCTACGCCTGCAACACTCACGTTGTCTGCATTGCCAGTGTGCCAG GTGTGTTGGAATCGGACTATCCAGCGGGCGAGGAGGTACGCCAAGACCTGGAGGCTGGCCAAGGCGACGGGGTGTCTTTGGCCGGCAGCGTGGCTAGCGTGGGATCAACGGGCAGCGATGGCACCATGGCAGCAGAGGGCGCTACCGCCGTCCCCCAGACAGCCAGCTCAGGCGGCACTGACCAGCCAGCTGAGTATAGTGGCGCCTCAGGCTCAG TCGAGATGTCCAGAGAGAACAGTCCGGCAGAAGACGGCGTTCCCACGGCGGAGGAGGCGACGGAAGCAACCGAGGCTAACGCCGGTGTGGGCGAAGAAGGCGAGGAAGAGGATCAGGGAGCAGATCAAAACCAGCCGGGAATCTACACGGAGCACGTGTTCACCGACCCGCTGGGAGTCGGACCCACCGACTCGTCTCCGGCTGAATCTCAGAG GGGCTCCGGGCAGGACACTGCGTCTCCACTGCCCGAAGACTTGGACCCATCAGAGGGTGAAGTCCTAAGGATGAGCAGCGCTCTGCCGACAATGTGGCTGGGGGCTCAGAACGGATG TCTCTATGTCCACTCGTCAGTGGCTCGATGGAGGAAGTGTCTCCACGCCATCAAGCTCAAAGACTCCATCCTCGGCATAGT gcatgTTAAAGGAAGAGTCTTGGTAGCATTGGCTGATGGGACCTTAGCTATTTTCCACAGAGGTGTTG CAGATGGTCAGTGGGATCTAACCAACTACCATCTGTTGGATCTGGGACGGCCCCACCACTCTATCCGCTGTATGACGGTGGTCCACGACAAGGTCTGGTGCGGCTACAGAAACAAGATCTACGTCATTCAGCCCAAGGCCATGAGGATAGAG AAGTCGTTTGACGCCCATCCTCGTAAGGAGAGCCAGGTCCGGCAGTTGGCCTGGGTTGGAGACGGTATCTGGGTGTCCATCCGACTGGATTCAACCCTTCGCTTGTTTCACGCCCACACCTATCAACACCTCCAGGATGTGGACATCGAGCCCTACGTCAGCAAGATGCTAG GTACAGGTAAACTGGGCTTCTCATTTGTGAGAATCACAGCTCTCGTCGTATCCTGCAACCGACTGTGGGTGGGAACAGGAAATGGCGTCATCATCTCCATCCCGTTGTCTGAAG ctaaCAAGACAACAGGAATAGTGCCAAATCGGCCCGGCCATGCGGTTCGGGTCTCCGGTGATGACGGTTCGGACTGTGCCGTGCCAGGCACCTTTGTGCCGTACTGCTCCATGGCCCACgcccagctgtgtttccatggacACCGGGACGCTGTCAAGTTTTTCGTGACCGTGCCAG GGCATGTGATGCCCCCTCCAGGTAGTGCAGATTCAGGCTCTGACGACCCCCCATCTGAATCCTCCGACACGACGACCTCCGAGCCCAAAACGTACCTGGTCATGAGCGGGGGAGAAGGCTACATTGACTTCAGAATGG gtgATGAAGGCGGCGAGTTGGACGGTTTATCCGAGCCGGCGGCCGGCCAGCAGTCGACGCCCACCAAGGCCGAGCGCAGCCACCTCATCGTCTGGCAGGTCATGACCTCTCACGACTGA